The nucleotide window TAGAAATTGAAAATGGTCTTCATTCTCCGACCCTTAAATCGATTTCTGttatggtatcaaagcgggGAATTTTGGCCATATTATGTCACGCTTGATTGACGGTGGAAATGTAAAGTCTAATCTACTTGCGCACATTTGCTAATACATACTAGGTAATGCTCCAATTTCTTCACTACATTTTTTACTGTTGCGTCCGTCACCTTTCCAGTTTATTTAATTACAGCAATGAAACAGATGTAAATCACGATGTAGAATAGAAAATTAGCAAGTAAAGTTTTGGCACTGCAATTTGCTTCAGTGTGTCACCTTCCCAGCTTACCTAATTACAGCAATGAAACAGATGTAAATCACGATGTAGGATAGAAAATTAGCGAGTAGAGTTTTGGTACTGCAAGTTGCTTCAGTGATGAACATCTTGAATCAAATGACTAATATaacatttattttttgaagGAAACATCAGAATATCATTCAGCGGTGATCCAAATGCGTGTTATTCCTAAACTGTGATCATTCCTGGTAGAGTACACAACTCTAATGGTTACGTTATTGCAAAGCGAAAAGAATAAATTAGTACTGCAATCTACTAAAGCTGCAGGCTCACGCTCAGGTAACAATCTTTTCTATGTTCCTCAGTGCAATTTTGGAGGTCTTCCCCAATCTCGACTATGTGATTGCAGCTGCAGCATATCAGTTTCTGAGGGTTCGAGGCCTCCCTCTGCCTCGCTTTGGTTTACAAAACCTCATCTTAGTTGCTTGGCTCAGGGGCTGTTGTTGCTTAGAGTGATGCGGAATATCTGAGCTTGACAAAACTGTCAAGGTAACTTCTGAATCTGGCTTTGGTTTAGGAGGTCTCCCTGGGCCTCGTCGCTTCGGTGGCTGCTCTTCCTGTCGATGTTCAAGGGCACAAGGTAATAGACTACTAGTACTTGCCTCCATATCATGTTTAGCTTTAGACCTCCCTCGGCGCCTCTGGGGCTGCTCCTCATTAGGAGGTTCAACAGCACAGGGTACTTCGGCATTGGTACCTAAATCCATATCATTTTTAGCTTTTGATCTCCATCGACGCCTCAAAGGCTGCTCCTCAGGAGCACAGGGTACCACTTCCAGAGTACTTACATCCCCAACTTTATTAGCTTTAGGTCTCCCTGGACGCCGCTTTACTTGGCCTTGTTCTTGTGatttctgttgttgctgatcaTGCTGAGATTGTGGCTCCTCTCCACTTTGCTGTTCTTCTCTTTGGTTATTGTTTTTTATAACTTCATCTTCACCCACCCCTGCTCGAATCTGTTCTTTTATCATCTCATCTTCGTTTGCTTCTCCCCGGTTATGCGATTTGATATATGCCAGTAACGCCTTTTCCACCTCATCCATGTTTGGCCTCTGCATTGTCAAACAGAAATTACACACACAAGGATTATTGCTATCAGCATTAATATACTTATCTGCtaacaactaaaacaaaaaaaatgcatGTGGCCACAAATCAATGGGCAAAAAATGAAGACACAACTAGCAAATATGCACTTATGTTCATATCAAGAGCAGCATTATTCAACAAGATCAAAGTGAAAGTCAAAACAATGACACTAACAAGTTACAACAATGATTTACCACATAAGAAAATAAGAATGTAGAGGAACCAAAGGCACACAAGTATAACAAGAAGTAGTACCTCAGATTGTCCCATCACCTCATCTTGGCCTTCTCCTCCTTCAATCCCCTCTTCTTCAAATGCTTCATTAATCCGCTCCGCTTCTTCCCTGCCACGCCATCTACCCCGGCCTCTTCTACCCCGCCCCGGCCGCCTTCTCCTCCTCGACTCTGTCCCAACATCAACAGAAGCCCCACCATCACCATCCTCAACCAAATTAAAATTATACCTCCCACCATCTAACACAAGCACCCCAATCTCAAATTGCTTCTTCAAATGAAGCCTCAACAGACCCTCATGCGCCCACGGCAAATCCTCGTATTCCCTTTTGATAAACTTCGATATTGCAACCTCGCTCACACCTCCTCCTTCCTCCTTCAACTCCTCTATTGCCCTTTGTATCATCTGCATtcccacacacacaaaaaaaaaaaaaaaaaaaaaaatcaaattcaatcacAACAACCCATCACTTTTTCAGAGGCATGATCTTCATACTTCTAAAAGTTAGATCACTCTACAAGAATTGTACTTTTGAAGAATCAAAATCTGTTTTCAAAAAAAAGTACAGTACTTTAGAGTTTTTGATATTACCGAGGCATAAGGCGGATGAGTGGGAGTGTAGACACTAGGGATGAGCTGTTGGAGGCGGCGCTCGACGCCGGAGTTAATGTGGTCGGCGGTGTTCATGGGTTTGGAGGTTCCTGCCTCCGCCGC belongs to Rosa chinensis cultivar Old Blush chromosome 4, RchiOBHm-V2, whole genome shotgun sequence and includes:
- the LOC112195817 gene encoding uncharacterized protein LOC112195817 — protein: MAIPKPQHPLQLCLQNFERQKQERIMCKLRDAVLARVAAAEAGTSKPMNTADHINSGVERRLQQLIPSVYTPTHPPYASMIQRAIEELKEEGGGVSEVAISKFIKREYEDLPWAHEGLLRLHLKKQFEIGVLVLDGGRYNFNLVEDGDGGASVDVGTESRRRRRPGRGRRGRGRWRGREEAERINEAFEEEGIEGGEGQDEVMGQSERPNMDEVEKALLAYIKSHNRGEANEDEMIKEQIRAGVGEDEVIKNNNQREEQQSGEEPQSQHDQQQQKSQEQGQVKRRPGRPKANKVGDVSTLEVVPCAPEEQPLRRRWRSKAKNDMDLGTNAEVPCAVEPPNEEQPQRRRGRSKAKHDMEASTSSLLPCALEHRQEEQPPKRRGPGRPPKPKPDSEVTLTVLSSSDIPHHSKQQQPLSQATKMRFCKPKRGRGRPRTLRN